A DNA window from Salarias fasciatus chromosome 23 unlocalized genomic scaffold, fSalaFa1.1 super_scaffold_20, whole genome shotgun sequence contains the following coding sequences:
- the LOC115383678 gene encoding A disintegrin and metalloproteinase with thrombospondin motifs 1-like: MMWLLRVSVGMICALCVSAWEESTVVPVRLDPLARSDSEAEPWRTLSAEEKEKEGELRAYRLDVFGQRLVLQLEPDQTFLAPGFVFHVVGSPESDPTQGPKTGAEPGCFFSGTVNGEEHSAAALNLCHGLRGGFYFQGEEYFIQPLNASGFLGTEEDPHSVRRRGRAAPAEEEGSKCGVNEDEERVPKNLQKDASHGAPNADQTAHSRTRRFVSTPRYLEIMLVADQSMAEFHSAGLKPYLLTIMAVASRLYRHPSIHNSISLAVVKLLVVYEEERGPQVSSNAAMTLRNFCQWQRQHNPPSDRHPEHYDTAVLFTRTDLCGAHSCDTLGMADVGTVCDPDRSCSIIEDDGLQAAFTVAHELGHVFNMPHDDAQLCSGVNGAHWGSHMMASTLSNLDQQQPWSPCSALMVTTFLDNGHGHCLLDKPVKPQTLPQPLPGTVYDANHQCRLTFGEDSQHCPDLSTTCAALWCTVTTSNGLLVCQTKNFPWADGTSCGHDSFCLAGQCLTKSQAAKHQTPVNGGWGLWGPWGDCSRTCGGGVQYSFRSCDNPMPKNGGKYCEGKRIQYRSCNTEACPDTNGLSFREEQCLAHNDMSAQVSLGSGEGVEWVPKYAGVSPKDRCKLVCRAKGTGYFFVLKSKVADGTPCSPDSTSVCVQGQCVKAGCDRIIGSNRRFDKCGVCGGDGSTCKKVSGSLERARPGYQDVVTIPAGATHLDVKQRAPGNSRHDNSYLAVRRQDGTYLLNGEYKLMTMETDIPLQGALLRYSGSSATLERLRSFAPLPEPLTIQVLSVGEAPRPRVKYSYFAPRPNNAASTPNSNGGRRQSINAIREVGGAEWTLREWGPCSQTCGGGTQQREVVCADPQGRPSEDCPEELRPLASRSCASQPCPSWLLGEWSLCSKTCGRGFRKRQLRCVGHDGRTLTHDSCDPKDRPRPLLELCNQSGC, from the exons ATGATGTGGCTTTTACGCGTTTCCGTTGGCATGATTTGCGCTCTGTGCGTGAGCGCGTGGGAGGAGAGCACCGTGGTGCCGGTGAGGTTGGACCCGCTGGCCCGGTCGGACAGCGAGGCCGAACCTTGGAGGACTCTGTCcgcggaggagaaggagaaggagggggagcTGAGAGCGTACCGGTTGGACGTATTTGGCCAGCGGCTGGTTTTGCAGCTGGAGCCCGATCAGACCTTCTTGGCACCGGGTTTTGTCTTCCACGTCGTGGGGAGTCCCGAATCCGACCCGACGCAGGGTCCAAAGACCGGAGCCGAACCGGGCTGCTTCTTCTCGGGCACGGTGAACGGAGAGGAGCACTCCGCCGCGGCGCTCAATCTGTGCCACGGACTCCGGGGGGGATTCTACTTCCAGGGCGAAGAGTACTTCATCCAGCCGCTCAACGCGAGCGGCTTCCTGGGCACGGAGGAGGACCCGCACTCGGTCCGCCGGAGAGGACGTGCAGCTCCggctgaggaggagggcagCAAGTGCGGGGTCAacgaggacgaggagagggTGCCAAAGAATCTGCAGAAAGACGCCAGTCACGGAGCCCCTAACGCAGACCAGACAG CGCACAGCAGGACCAGGCGATTCGTCTCCACCCCTCGCTACCTCGAGATCATGCTTGTCGCCGACCAGTCTATGGCTGAGTTCCACAGCGCCGGGCTCAAGCCTTACCTTCTGACCATCATGGCGGTGGCGTCGCGCCTCTACCGCCACCCCAGCATCCACAACTCCATCAGCCTGGCCGTGGTGAAGCTCCTGGTGGTGTACGAGGAGGAGCGGGGCCCTCAGGTGTCATCTAACGCCGCCATGACCCTGCGCAACTTCTGCCAGTGGCAGCGGCAGCACAACCCTCCGAGCGACCGCCACCCGGAGCACTACGACACGGCTGTGCTCTTCACCAGGACG GACCTCTGTGGTGCCCACTCTTGTGACACTTTGGGTATGGCGGACGTCGGCACTGTGTGCGACCCTGACAGAAGCTGCTCAATCATTGAAGATGATGGTCTTCAGGCAGCGTTTACTGTGGCTCATGAACTTG gccATGTCTTTAACATGCCTCATGACGATGCCCAGTTGTGTTCCGGGGTCAATGGTGCCCACTGGGGCTCCCACATGATGGCCTCCACCCTCTCCAATCTGGACCAGCAGCAGCCGTGGTCTCCGTGCTCCGCTCTCATGGTCACCACCTTCCTGGACAACGGCCACGGTCACTGCCTCCTGGACAAGCCAGTCAAGCCTCAGACCCTTCCCCAGCCGCTCCCAGGGACAGTCTATGACGCCAACCACCAGTGCCGTCTCACATTCGGCGAGGACTCCCAGCACTGCCCAGACCTGAGCACGACGTGCGCAGCCCTGTGGTGCACGGTCACCACGTCCAACGGCTTGCTGGTGTGCCAGACGAAGAACTTCCCCTGGGCCGATGGGACATCATGCGGACACGACAGCTTCTGCCTGGCCGGCCAGTGCCTCACGAAGAGTCAGGCAGCGAAACACCAG ACTCCTGTCAATGGTGGTTGGGGTTTGTGGGGTCCCTGGGGGGATTGCTCACGGACATGTGGTGGAGGAGTGCAGTATTCATTCCGCTCCTGTGACAACCCAATGCCCAAGAATGGAGGGAAATACTGCGAGGGCAAGAGGATCCAGTACCGCTCCTGCAACACTGAAGCCTGTCCTGATACCAATG GCCTCTCGTTTCGTGAGGAGCAGTGTCTGGCCCACAATGACATGTCGGCTCAAGTGTCACTGGGTTCAGGCGAGGGCGTTGAGTGGGTGCCCAAGTATGCTGGAGTCTCACCCAAAGACCGCTGCAAGCTGGTGTGCCGAGCCAAGGGGACTGGATACTTCTTTGTCCTCAAATCCAAG GTGGCTGATGGAACTCCCTGCAGCCCGGACTCCACCTCCGTTTGTGTCCAAGGCCAGTGCGTGAAGGCGGGCTGTGACCGCATCATCGGCTCCAACCGACGCTTTGATAAGTGCGGCGTGTGCGGTGGGGATGGCTCCACCTGCAAGAAAGTGTCCGGCTCTCTGGAGCGAGCCAG GCCTGGCTATCAGGACGTGGTCACCATCCCTGCTGGTGCCACCCACCTGGACGTCAAACAGCGTGCTCCCGGCAACAGTCGCCATGACAACAGCTACTTGGCGGTGCGTCGCCAGGATGGAACGTACCTCTTGAATGGCGAGTACAAGCTGATGACTATGGAGACGGACATTCCCCTGCAAGGGGCACTGTTGCGGTACAGCGGCTCGTCTGCCACCTTGGAGCGCCTTCGCAGCTTCGCGCCGCTCCCCGAGCCCCTCACCATCCAAGTGCTGTCGGTCGGCGAAGCTCCCCGGCCGAGAGTCAAGTACAGCTACTTTGCACCTCGACCCAACAACGCCGCCTCAACTCCTAACAGCAACGGTGGCCGCCGCCAGTCCATCAACGCCATCAgagaggtgggcggagccgagTGGACCCTGAGGGAGTGGGGTCCGTGTTCCCAGACGTGTGGTGGAGGCACGCAGCAGAGAGAGGTGGTGTGCGCGGACCCTCAGGGACGTCCCTCTGAGGACTGCCCCGAGGAGCTGCGACCCCTGGCCTCGCGGTCCTGCGCCTCGCAGCCGTGCCCCTCCTGGCTCCTCGGAGAATGGTCGCTCTGCTCAAAGACCTGCGGGCGGGGCTTCCGCAAGCGCCAACTGCGCTGCGTCGGCCACGACGGCCGCACGCTAACCCACGACAGCTGTGACCCCAAAGACAGACCACGACCCCTGCTGGAACTCTGCAATCAGAGCGGCTGCTGA
- the LOC115383720 gene encoding cysteine and tyrosine-rich protein 1-like, with the protein MERSWRRCARPLRWTWLGSALLLGVLVGGSGAQCEGCIEFCCDGSPSFCCSYYAYVGDVLSGTAISGIVFGVVFLMGAVVALFLCMNMCIKNGHGARVGVFSTSYVNTVTQGYPGPPPPYPYDCEMFPPALHPPPYTPTQPPPVTGSPPPPYPGCTGK; encoded by the exons ATGGAGCGCTCCTGGAGGAGGTGCGCGCGGCCGCTGAGGTGGACGTGGCTGGGGAGCGCGCTGCTGCTGGGCGTCCTCGTGG gcggAAGTGGGGCCCAGTGTGAAGGCTGCATCGAGTTCTGCTGCGACGGGTCGCCGTCGTTCTGCTGCTCCTACTACGCCTACGTGGGAGACGTCCTCTC GGGCACTGCCATCTCCGGCATCGTGTTCGGCGTGGTGTTCCTGATGGGCGCGGTGGTGGCGCTGTTCCTCTGCATGAACATGTGCATCAAGAACGGGCACGGCGCCCGGGTGGGCGTCTTCAGCACCTCCTACGTCAACACCGTGACCCAGGGGTACCCAG GTCCTCCGCCTCCGTATCCCTACGACTGTGAGATGTTCCCTCCGgccctccacccgcccccctACACCCCGACGCAGCCCCCGCCCGTCACCGGCTCCCCGCCCCCTCCGTACCCCGGCTGCACCGGCAAGTGA